AGTCTCAGTTCTGTGAGAGAGACTCCAGTTTGGGGTGACACTTCtcggaaaaagaaaaagagacccGCGTGCGCAGTCCTCTCAGCTGTCACCGACTGGCTCTGTGACTTTCGGGAAAACACTGAGGGCCTTCAACTCTTCACCCGTAAAAAGAGCTCCCCGACAGCGCTTACAGTGCGAACACTGATGGTTTTGTGAAGTCCAAGCTGTTGTCTGGAATGCTCTTCGTGCCTGTGATCCTTACAAAGAATGCAAATAGTGTATGTGGTACTTCTTCCAAGTTTATATTTAGAAccgttttaaaaacaaacacgTTGGCCAACTCTGAGAAGTACTCAGGCCACCGCCAGAGCCCCTGGTTACCTTATTCCTGCTGAAAACACTCAGAGCCCCGTCAGAGCAGTTGACAGGGGGCGGCAGGGTCAAGGCCAGAACCCAGGCTTTCTGACTGCTGATACCTCTGGTAGCACCACCCACCACTTTACACGGCTCCCAGAGGACTCACCTGAAACATGTCTCTTACAGGGTTGGGTAGAAACAGCACCTAGAAACAGCCTTGCACACAAGCAATAAATGTTCCACTGAATTATTTGGATATTTGCTATTCTGGGGACATTGCTCTAGAAAAGTGgtttggtggtttttttgttttgtttcctttttactcCAGACATCTCTGGGATGTCTGTCTCACAAGTTAGAATTATGTAATGATTATGAAAACCACATTGAATCACAAGTAGACATTCATAAAAccagtgttatttttttccccttcccattTCTGTGGAGGCAAAAACGTGGGCAGTGTTCGCCAGGCTTGAGAAAGGCGGTCATGCATGTAGCTCACTTTGGGCGCTTACTGACTGGGTGCTAAGATTTTAAATGCTCTGATGTTCCACGACAGAAGCACCACTGCCTTTCCCGGCGTGGCCGAGACTGATTGGCAGGAAACACCTGGCAGCAGTTTACCTCCCCTGCATCCCATCTTTTGAACTTGGAAATAAAACATCTCTGAAATCTTATTTAGGGTGAATGTCCCGTACCCAGTGGAGACAGGGCCCCACCAGGAGCTGCGTGGTTTTGCCGCTTGCAGAGTTTGTCTGATCAAGCAGTGCAAAGCTATGATAGCTGCTTACAGTTTTCCCACTGCTGCGTATACACCAAGTCAAAAATATGCTTCAAGAGCAAGTGACAGGGTAGGAAGAGACCTGCCCTTGGATCATTAAAAATGATTCAGAACAACACGGGCCCCTGTACCACTTCCCTGGCAATCACTCTCTTAGGTGTACCCAGCCTTGGCTGCTGTACAACTTAGAAAGCAATTACCCCCCTTCCTCTGAACCTTACAGCTTTTCTACTTAGCCATTGATTGTGTCCTGTCCCTTTTGGAAACCGGCATTCCAGATGTGGAAATACACAGACTGAAAATGTTCCTCCCCAGACTCTGACTCTAAGAAGAGAGTCAGTTTTAAAACAGGacactttcagttttgttttcaaCCTTTATTACATTTTTGCATTGAGATTCAAACAAACCACTCTCTTACACCACACAAAAGGCATCCATTCTTGTGATTTTAAAGTGCATTTCCCCTTTAACTTTGTgtacaaaaatatgtattttttttaaaacctgtggAACTTTCTCAACAAGGCACTTTTAGGCATGAAAATGAAGATGAGTCTCCGTTTCTACATTCACATACATAGAAGGAAGAGtgaaccaccaccatcacagctGCATTCTTGGAGTCTTCATGGGTCCAGCCGACTCGAGGAACTGATAAACAAGACTGTAAAAACATTCACAACCTTACAACCTGGGCTGCAACGCTTTACAACCATAACAAGGAAAAGCTGCCCGTCAGCACAGCTGTCCTTCCCCGTCCAGAGGTGTCCCACTTCAGGAAGCGAAGATACGCTGGCAAGTCGTCTTTGATGACCCTGGGAGATCCCACTGTGTGTGTAACTTAGCCCCAATGTCAGTGATCATTTCGGGAGAGACAGGCCATCAGGACCTCCCAGAGCCGACAGCCATGTGCTTTCTCCAGCACACCACATCCATTCGAGGGACTTAACATGTGGAAAACAGGAAAGACACCGAGGTTTTCACTCACTGTCCATTGAGAGGGAAGACCTAGCCAACGACACTTCTGAAAAGTAAGCAAACACTTTTTtggtttataaacatatatatacaagcCATTTAATGTCCCAGTGACTACAAGTAacgcttcttttaaaaaaagcaaattatatgcaaagatcaaaaccacaaaacattCTTTTAGCAGTTCAAGATTTACATCTTTAAGAAACATTGAGAGAGTAATGTTTTGCCAccattaaaattaaatcttagagagaaataaactctaccttgactctgaaattgttttaatttctggaGAACTACATAACTCCATTGTTTCTCACCAGCTCTCCTATAacaagaatactttaaaaaagcaaacaaactcgCCCAAATGCTTCACATCTTCCAAGAAACACTGAAAGCTTATTGTTTAAAATCTGTCTTTAGATAGTCTAGCTTATTTATTGCACCTAATTTGCAAATGCTCCCCAGGACATAGCAAGGaataaatatgaaacagaaatggaGCTGCCTCCCCATCCATGGACAGCTGCACCAGCAGCAGAAGGCTGGTCCTTTGAGGGCAAGTTGGGAAGGGGGCCACGTGTCATCATAACCAAGAGCTGTCTGAGGGTCAAACCTACAGGTCAGGCTGCATTCATATCTCCAACTAAGAAACCTGTCACTttccaaggggagggggaagggtaagctgggacgaagtgagagagtggcatggacatatatacactaccaaatgtaaaatagctagctagtgggaagcagctgcatagcacagggagatcagctcggtgctttgtgaccacctagaggggagggatagggagggtgggagggagacacaagagggaagacatacggggatgtatgtacatgtatagctgattcactttgttatacagcaaaaactaacacatcattgtaaagcaattatactccaataaagctgttaaaaaaaaaaggacagctgCAAAACTCACTGGTGAGCCTATTTTTGGCTAGGTAAATGAATCACGGACACAAACGATATTAAAGTAATTCAGTTGAAAGAAAGCATACAACACACAAACTTGGGGGTAGAAAATGACTGTGGCCTTGAATTATCCACGTGCACAGTCTCCTTTGCATGGAAAATTCCCTTTCTCCTGCTCTCTGTCTGCTGTTGACCTGCTGTTATCAGTTctgattgggtttttttccccacctttGTTCAGTACCAGTTGTAAGAATTATCAATTGAGTTTCAAGCTGTTtccactggaagaaaaaaaaagctgtttttcttaattaaaatggtGACATTATGACCTtgcaagtgagaaaaaaaaaaagaaaccggTCACTTTCTGCAATGTGTCACCTGTCTACTGCCTGTGAGCTATGAACAAGGAGAAGGCCCATAGAAGGAGCAGGTCCTGAGGCCAACTGTTGATTTCCTGGGACAGAACCGCCCCAAAAGGAGACAGACTGATTGGTAAAAAGGAGACTATTTTTCAGATGCTGCAACCTCACTGCATGACCATGCTGACAGGGACCTCGGGCGGGCACTTGCTTTAGTCAGAGAAGCGTCTTTGCCAGCAGGTGAGGACTTGCCTGGTGGGGTGAGCAACCCAGGTGCACCGGCAGGGGGCTTGCAAGCAGTGCCCCTGGCAGGAAAGCAGGGGTCAGCTGGGAggaaagaggggtgggggagcGTTTGTGGTGTTTTAAAAGACATACTTATCACTGAATTACCATATTTCAAATTCTGACACGGAAATGCCTTAAGATCCTTATTACTGAAAACCATACAGAAGTCACTTGAGGCATTTTTCTTACGAACAGGGAACAATCTTGATACCTTCGGTCTGTTAATAGGGAAAGGACAGTACACCTTGTACCCTTCATAAactggaggaggagggtgggacttcctaaagcaaaataaattcatGACCTATATAAGATCAGTTTTGCTTCCCATGGTGTATATTTACACTGTTACATAATAGTTCTGATCACCTGATTTGTAACACAGGGAGTACTGTCTGTGTACCTGATGTAAGACATGCTTAGataaatcccagttctgcccaatgtcagcataaaataaaaaatgtgactGTCCCATAAATTATCATGTAACCCGCAGTGCTGCCCACCTAGGagagacataaaaaataaagcagtagATTGCAGACTAGTCACAGCCAGTCTTAGGAACAAGAACTCCGTGGAACACCACTTGAGagcatttaaaaagtcaaaactttttaaagttcaaaaaagaaaaacccaaccaCAAAACTCTAGGAGCCAAGACACTCCAGACCTGCTTGATGCTAATTTACAAAGCCACagaagctgggaggtctcttccAACTGATCTGGATAATGCAAGTGAAAGAAGACTCTTTGCTTGCAGAGTCCAGGAGCTGTGCCCCCAAATCCAGGCAGTGGGgcatccctcttccttcctccctgaggAAGACCTCACTTTAGTAAGgtcaggcaaaagaaaaatgaggcagtCATTTAGCTAagctccaaaaacaaaaacagaacagaaaaagacCCCAACCTTCTACAAATacacatgtaaaaatatttttaaacacccCCAAGGACCAACCAATTTTGCCCAAGAAAAATCACAGGGTTTGGGGGTCCATCTGACAAGGAAAGTCCCAGGAGTCTCACAACAGTATGAACCAACAGACTTTTAATGCTTTAGTCCAATGTGGTTAAGAACAAATAATATCTGATATTTCAGAGTTGGCAAACAGCGAAAACGACATCTGAGAACTCGGTGAGGTTCTTCTCCCCTATCCCTTTACGTACCCACACACCATAGGTAAGAACAACCAAGTCAAAGTCCGTGGGGGCTTGTAAGGTGCTGTTTACAACGTGGAGGTTGTAAATCACAGTCAAGATACAACCAAGCACTTCCTGAAGGTGCCGAGGATACATTTAATCTGCAAATCCAAACGTCCTGAGCACAGCATAAAAGATGACTCTCCAGGAAAAGAGATCCTAAAATCCTTTCGTGAAGAAAGAGACACGGGCAAACCAGCTTGGCAAGTTACAGCAAGTCTTGTAATTGAGCCCTCGGGTGACTCAGGGTAAGAGTGCTTAGAAAGTTCCCCCCAGCGCCAAGAGGTGGAGCTAAAAGTGTCCCCCTCCTGACTGTCCTGCCTGGCACCAGCCTGCCATGGGTGGTGACACCGCACAGCAGCCGGTTGACTTTTCATAGCTGGTGTGTCGTCCTCTGCTGGGATATCTAAGTGGGGTCAGAAAAAGGAAATGCCTGTCTCCGTCATGAGCTGATCTGCCTTTATCATCTTTTCCTGAACTGCAGATGAACTGTGGAAGAAAATCAAACACACAGAGATAAAGTGTGAAGCCCACGTAGACACGGGGCAGCTGCAACAGGCGGGGAGGCCCTGGGTGGGCGGGGAAGACCACAGGAAGAGGGGGCCGGGGGGACTGACTTCCCACACCCGAGGGGAGAGGGGCTCCTCGTCACTGAGCCACCATCCTCCGGCCTGGCCAGCGCTCCCTGCAGGCCTGGGTCCTGTCCAGACTGTTTCCAGCACCATCCTGCTCGGACCCTCATTGCCACCACGCGGGTGCCAAACAGACCGCACCCCCATCTCCTCTGAGTGTGAACCCAGTtctgtgatctaagcctggctgGCTTGCCTGCTCGAAGAAAAAAAGTGACTAGGATCCTTTCTTTTCGAAAACTGTGCCTGATGGCAGTTCAGCTTTTCTCTGGGCTTCCATCTCCATCCTGGGGTGATGCAGCTCGGCTCCTCTGCACCCACTCAGCCCGGCTCCATCCCAGGCCGTCACTAATAGTAGGGCCCAAGCTTCTCGTATCCTAAATAACTAGGCCACTCCGGAAACAGACCATAGGAACACCGAGGGCTTCCAAACTGGTCAAAAGCTATTCCAAAATCTGGTCCATTTGGTGGCTGGGCTGTTCCCTGGGTGGATTTCAACTCTGCCCGGATGATCCTATAGTTTTTGCCTTTATTGCTGTCCCAGTACGTCTGTCCATTGCACTCATAGCACACGGCAAACTCCATCCTCTCATAAGACTGAATTTTTTCAGGCAAGCTGATTTCAAAGGAGAATGTGTCCTTGTCTGAACCTGCGTACGTGTCCTTCACGTACCAACAGGGAAAGTCTGTGAAGCTTTTCCAGGTGTCGAATGTCATTCTGACTTTCACCATCTTCTCAAATGCGAGGTTCTGCACCTTCACCGTGCCTGCAATGGCTCTGTCCTTCAAGACGCAGTTCTCCAGGCAGACGTGGTCGGTCCGAAGCCGATTTCTGAAGTCCAGGTAGTCTGCAGAGGGCTGCGAGAAATCCAGCACAAAGCTCTCGCTCTCCGCTGTTGTCAGACTCACAATGCTGTCCAGGAGCTCGGTGATGTTCAGTGGAATATCTAACGGGTCATCAAACTCGGAGAACACTTTGACCATTGTCAGGGCCAGCCCTTGGTTGTCTGCAAAGGACACCCGCTTCTTCACCTTCTTCTCCTGGACGGTCGAGGCCACCGTCCCGCTGGCTTCATTCTTGCCGCTCAGCTGAATACAAGGCCTCAGGGGTTTGCTTGACTTCGGGGAGATCTGGAAGGCAAACCGCTCTCTGCGCAAGGAGGGGGCCATGCAGCTGTACCTGCACTCAATGTCCACAGCCATCACGGGGCTAGAGCAGGCTAGAACCCTGGccaaggggaaggaaagaaacagcaaGGAGGTCAGACAGATGTTCAGGCTCATCCCTCCGACAGGGACCAGCGAACTACGTTTGCCTTCATCTTTGCCCACGGGGCTACAGCTCAATATTACCTCAAGTGTGGTCCAGTGTGACCTTGGTTTCAGGGGAGATTAACAGTGTaaagtgggggggcggggggaagaggCCCAAGgttaaaacaaacacagaagtACGGAACCACTGGTTTTAAAACTAGTTCATGGGTTTCCCTGTCAGGGCTTGTTGGGGCTGTCAGTATACTGATGGGCCATGGAGAATAATGAAAACAGCGTGCTGTTTGCCGAATTTCCTAAACTTATCCCAAacaaggaaagtttttttttttttttggtggagcaCCTTGCTGAATGCAGTTTGGTAAATACTGCTTTGCTCcgataaaaagaaattaattcctCCCACAAATACTGATTGGtgtttgctatgtgccaggcatggtgccaGAGACTGGGAATCAGGAGTGAAGACCGACCCACACTTGCTTTCATTCAATGTACAGATTTTTATATTCTAGTatatcttacttttaaaaagtgccaGCAATTTAGTGTTTTTAAATCTTTCGTATCAGTGAAGAATTGTGTTTTTCTACAGTGAAAGTAGCCTCTataagaataaaaagcaaagagaatcatgctaaagattaaattaaatctGACTTCATAAAAACAATTGTTTTtctataagtgaaaaaaaataagtaaaaccaaAAAACCGAAGACTgggaaaacattttccaaaaagcACGGCAGCGAagttttaatacttttataaagAGTTcttataaaacaataacaaagtcaAATATTCCATGTAGAAAAATGAGCAAGGAGCATGAATAGacaattcatgaaagaaatttaaaagtggCTCATAAATATGCAAAGTGTCCAGAATTACAAGTAACTTAAGAAATTCAGATTAGAAGACAATGCCTGTTTTTACCTAGTGAGttaggaaagaattttaaaagatgatacaaatatctGTATTAGTCTTAATGGGCACAACCTTTCTAAATCATCATTTTCGGTTCTAATATCACATACAGGTATTAATCttggaaataattaaaaatgcgCGAAGGTTAACGTACTAAAATGTTCAGTGCAACATTATGGAGGGAAAAGGGGTGAGAAAGTAAACTAAATGACCAATAACAGGTATCCAGTTAAATCAAGTGCACCACATCCATGTGATACAATTTAATATCATCATTAAAACCATTATGTGGAAAAAGATTTAAATGgcataaaaatttataatatatgatTAATGTAGAAAATGGAGAAGATAAATTGTACATAGAGACTAGACTTGTAGGGAAAAATATGCACAGAAAAAAGACTAGTGATATAATTAAAACTGTCAGAATTTTCCACGTGATGGGATTTCAGGAAATTTCTGTTTTCCTGCTTTGtactttctaatattttctaaaataatagacCTTCtcttatcaagaaaacaaaatgaatctaATAAAACACCTCAAGTATCTTAAGATTCTTGGGCCAAAAACCCACCCAACGCTATTGCCTCCCTAAAGCCAAgccatttttattctaattacCATGGCAAATTGATATTCTGATTTGACAGTTCCAATGGGCTAATTGAAGAAGTCGGCGATGAAATCAGGATTAAATTCTCTAGCCTGAGAATCACAGAACACAGATCTGGATTAGTTGCAAAACACATCTCCCCTCACTACGGCAGAGGTGTCGGTGTGTGGTGGTGTGCTGGGGTACCAGCTCTCAGGCCTCCCGAtccctacccccccacccccgccccgggagGTGCTGTGGGGTGATGGCGGTAGTTCAGGAGAAGGACCGGCAAAATGCCGCTCATCATCTGACAAGAGTGGGGACCACTGGTCCAACAAATAGTATCAGTCCAATAAATAATATCTCATTTTCAACTTCTGATTTCgtttaatcaaatatattttaaaaatgagaaaggatgAAGACGTATTGGGCTTGATCCCATTTTcaaaaacaaccaccaaaaaaccCAGCACTTCCCCAGGATGCAGGAATCACTTAGTGGTGACCAAGTGgggaaacacaaacattcagagacaaaacaataataatacaaataccTGTATTAGTCTGAAAAGACCCAACCTTTCTAAATGTTCTTATCTTAATTTATAGCCATAATGTAGTTATCTAAACATGCATTAAAGGATATCTTATCCTTTAAATAAGGATATTTAAATATCCTTTAAACATCTTATCCTTTAAATATCCTTAAATAGCCTTATAGTTTCTCCTCTAACAAAGTTAAACAAGTAAAAATTTTAGGAGCAAATTGGctattatcttttctttcattttttaaatttatctattcttttatttatttatttttggctgcgttgggtcttcgttgctgcgcgcgggctttctctagttgccccgagcgggggctgctcttcattgtggtgcgtgggcttctcatttcggtggcttctcttgttgcagagcatgggctataggcgcatgtgcttcagtagttgtggcacatgggctcagtagttgtggttcgcgggctctagagcgcaggctcagtagttgtggtgcacgggcccagttgctccgcggcatgtgggatcttcccggaccagcgctcaaacccgtgtcccctgcgttggcaggtggattcttaaccactgtgccacgaagGAAGTCCCTATTATCTTTTCTTATACCCATTCAATTGTTCTGGAAAGGAAAGTTCTGACTGAATTGGGCAagacagcttttttaaaaaaaggcagagggttcaacataaaaaaacaaaacaaaaaccctatacTTACAAAGtacttgaatttttcttttcccctgttcATTGCAAAACTTTGTTAGAATGCACTGGAATCACATGTTCAGTTCTACTTTTAATACAggtagtttttgctttttaaattaaatgttaattaaaaataaccaaacagCAGGCAAAGTCTTGCATCccagcaccgcccccccccccccccggactCTGCCCACCCCTGACAACCTGGGTGTGAactgaggaggaaggaggggttcCTCCTCTGTTGTAGCCGCTTCCTCCCTGCCTGAGTCAGCACAAGGTCAACTGCAAGCTCTCTCTGAGTGTCCCGAAGGCCTGCAAACCATCCTCAGGCATGCTTTCCAGAACCACCTTAAAACAGCTCATTAGAAAATGACTGGGAAACTCTCAAGCTATTGTGGAAACAATTCTAAAACAAGGAGATCAAGCAAAGAATCTGCATACTTGCAGTGGACTGCAGTCACTCTCAAGGTCTAATCCTGCAGGTTAGAAAGGCTTAGTTGAAGGCCTTGGTAAAGTTTCAGTGTTTGGACCCAGCAGTATAAACATGCCCCTGAGATCCCTTTTATCACCAAGCTTTAAGAACTGGGGGTGAGGAGGTGAAGCTGGAGTCGGAGCCAGAGGTAATTAAACAATTCCACTGGCACTTTCTGGAACCGAATTGGTTTTGCAGCATTCTCCATGGAGGGCAAAAGGAAGGTGAACCACCTGGCGGCCCAGGCATTCTTCCCAGGCTCCTGCTCCAGGCCCATTGCACAAGCACCCCTACCCAGAATCCCTTCACTTTTTTGGTGTCACCAGCACTGGAAGGGAGGTCACTAACCCCGGTGGCTTCAGTAGAGGGTGCAATCTGACTCTTGGCTCCCTTGCCTATCCTCACAGGTAGATTCCAGCTTTTATTAACCAGATCGGTCTCCAAGAACTGGTGCACCGAAGTGCTGGTTTGGTGTAAGCCTTCCTGGTCATCTGCTCAGAAATTCCCACATGGACCGTGACAGGGATGACCAACACCCAGACGTACTCGTAGCCACGGAGACATGCAAGGTAATAGTTTCCTAAATCCCTGAAAGGAAGGCACCTGGACAAGTGTTTTGTCCTCAAATGGCATGAAAATCATCAGTTCCAACACAGGACGCATAAGGCTGTACCTCAGGGCCCCTCTTATGACAGACTCTTAGGCCGCTCTGTCTTTCTCATGCCCATGCCAGGGGATGTGAGTCACCAGGGTTGGTCTGGAGAAAAACCAGAATGAGATGTGGACACACAGTTGAACCAGCACAGCATGACATGGGACCTGGATACCAGTTTGTTGCAGGACAGGGTCACAAGAATGTGAGTAGCTGTTACTCAGACCAGAACAGATTCTCAAAACCTTTGCTTCTAAATAGATGCCTAGGAGATCAATTTTGCCCCATGAGAGACCGGACATGCACCAAGGGTAGATTTCAGTGTTTCTGGTCAAAAGAGGGCAAACCCTAACACGCAATGCAAAGACAGAACATGGATAGTTTTGCATAACTGCTTTCCGTGTTCCTCTAGTGACAAACAACAGACCCTCTCAGCCAGGGTTAGATATTGTGGTGATTCTTCTCTAAAAACTATCGACTTGTACAGAAAATAACCCCACGACCTTCACAGTTTCAGGCGGCTGAGCTACTGACTGTCGGCTGTGCCTTTTATAGGAAGCAAATCTTTCTTTTGTATTGAGGCCAACACATTGCCTCCTCCATTCTCTTGTCCTCTgataagaaaagacagaaaaatcagaCGCACCAAGAACCCAACAGGAACACTGAAACAGCATTAAGTAAGCATTCGCAACCAGGTTACcaggtataat
The Globicephala melas chromosome 21, mGloMel1.2, whole genome shotgun sequence genome window above contains:
- the PPP1R3B gene encoding protein phosphatase 1 regulatory subunit 3B isoform X3, producing the protein MAVDIECRYSCMAPSLRRERFAFQISPKSSKPLRPCIQLSGKNEASGTVASTVQEKKVKKRVSFADNQGLALTMVKVFSEFDDPLDIPLNITELLDSIVSLTTAESESFVLDFSQPSADYLDFRNRLRTDHVCLENCVLKDRAIAGTVKVQNLAFEKMVKVRMTFDTWKSFTDFPCWYVKDTYAGSDKDTFSFEISLPEKIQSYERMEFAVCYECNGQTYWDSNKGKNYRIIRAELKSTQGTAQPPNGPDFGIAFDQFGSPRCSYGLFPEWPSYLGYEKLGPYY
- the PPP1R3B gene encoding protein phosphatase 1 regulatory subunit 3B isoform X2, which codes for MPILLILWQPSLLGGNKEMPKGVLACSSPVMAVDIECRYSCMAPSLRRERFAFQISPKSSKPLRPCIQLSGKNEASGTVASTVQEKKVKKRVSFADNQGLALTMVKVFSEFDDPLDIPLNITELLDSIVSLTTAESESFVLDFSQPSADYLDFRNRLRTDHVCLENCVLKDRAIAGTVKVQNLAFEKMVKVRMTFDTWKSFTDFPCWYVKDTYAGSDKDTFSFEISLPEKIQSYERMEFAVCYECNGQTYWDSNKGKNYRIIRAELKSTQGTAQPPNGPDFGIAFDQFGSPRCSYGLFPEWPSYLGYEKLGPYY
- the PPP1R3B gene encoding protein phosphatase 1 regulatory subunit 3B isoform X4, whose amino-acid sequence is MRLPAKGADLSPGPRSCCRRRCPCHPGADAAAGWRLRTSGLMSCTRVLACSSPVMAVDIECRYSCMAPSLRRERFAFQISPKSSKPLRPCIQLSGKNEASGTVASTVQEKKVKKRVSFADNQGLALTMVKVFSEFDDPLDIPLNITELLDSIVSLTTAESESFVLDFSQPSADYLDFRNRLRTDHVCLENCVLKDRAIAGTVKVQNLAFEKMVKVRMTFDTWKSFTDFPCWYVKDTYAGSDKDTFSFEISLPEKIQSYERMEFAVCYECNGQTYWDSNKGKNYRIIRAELKSTQGTAQPPNGPDFGIAFDQFGSPRCSYGLFPEWPSYLGYEKLGPYY
- the PPP1R3B gene encoding protein phosphatase 1 regulatory subunit 3B isoform X1 translates to MCFATNPDLCSVILRLENLILISSPTSSISPLELSNQNINLPWVLACSSPVMAVDIECRYSCMAPSLRRERFAFQISPKSSKPLRPCIQLSGKNEASGTVASTVQEKKVKKRVSFADNQGLALTMVKVFSEFDDPLDIPLNITELLDSIVSLTTAESESFVLDFSQPSADYLDFRNRLRTDHVCLENCVLKDRAIAGTVKVQNLAFEKMVKVRMTFDTWKSFTDFPCWYVKDTYAGSDKDTFSFEISLPEKIQSYERMEFAVCYECNGQTYWDSNKGKNYRIIRAELKSTQGTAQPPNGPDFGIAFDQFGSPRCSYGLFPEWPSYLGYEKLGPYY